From the Lactuca sativa cultivar Salinas chromosome 9, Lsat_Salinas_v11, whole genome shotgun sequence genome, the window taaaaggacaactgattaaaaataaaaaagtatataaatatatttttaagggtaattatggaaattgatttcaaaagctccggagcgttttgttaaaagctacatgaagtagtttttagaatcggagcgttttgataaaactaaaagctaaacgctcgtactgtcaaacgaagctttttgtttaaactagcgcgttttgtcaaaagctaaaagctagaagctcccaaacgtttccaaaagctccgtgccaaacacccccaaaatattaaaaaactGAAATTATAAAATTTCAAAAAGGACAAAGGAAGGTAGAATCAAATTTCGTATACCCGAACTTCTATGCAATTCAAAGAACCACCACTGAAATCCTCCACCACCTCACCACCATTGCCTTCCACCTCCCTCTCTTCCTGCCCATAGACAAAAAGATTCTTTCTTGCCGCGCGTCATCTCCTTGCTGTCTTCGCCGCTCGATCCAAATCCACTTCTGCAAGCTTCAATTAAACCTCCATTAACATGCACGCATGATCTTCCAAAAACAAGCAATACACCGACAACGCAGTAGCCATCAATTCCTCCAAAACCCATCTCAATATGGGAGGAAATCGAGAACCCCGCGGTCTGATCGTCGGTAACTACTGCCACGACGTCCTCATCAAAGACGAGGTAGTACTCGCCGAGACCCTAGGCGGTGCTGTCTCCTTCATCTCCGCCGTCCTTGACGGGCTCGACATCACCTCCGATTACGTATCAAAAGTGGGTTCTGATTTTGCTTATAGCGTCAATCTCAATCATACCCCAATTGTATCACCATCGGGGAAAACAGCCGTCTTCCACGCTTATTTTACATCCGATCCATCGGAAATCCGGCGCGAGGATCGGGTTCTTAAACGGGTCCAATCATGCAACCCTATTTCTCCATCGGATTTACCGGATGAAGCAAATTTCAATTTCGGGATGGCAGTTGGAATCGCAGGGGAGATATCTCCTGAAACCCTAGAAAAAATGTTTGATATCTGCGATGTTGTTCTCGTCGATATACAAGCCCTAATTAGAGATTTCGAAATCGACGGAACTGTTAAGCTAATGAACCTAAACGAAACTGGTTTTTCTCACTTACTTCCTCGAATTGGATTCTTAAAAGCTTCGGCGGAGGAAGCACCGTATGTTGATATAGAAGAAGCTCGAAAATCATGTTGTGTCGTGGTAACGAGCGGTAAAGATGGCTGCACGGTGTATTGTAAAGACATAGAACTGCAGATTTCTCCATTCACGACTGTTCAGGTTGATCCAACCGGAGCCGGCGATAGTTTTCTGGGAGGATTAGTCGCCGGGCTAGTGCATGGACTGGCGGTTCCTGATGCCGCCTTGCTCGGAAACTTCTTTGGATCATTAACCGTGGGCCAAATTGGAATTCCGAAATTCGATTCTACATTAATGCAGGTTGGTTTTGCTTAGTATGTATGATTCACATCCGTATCATAATACTTATTATTGTATAATGATTTTCTGATCTTCTTCCTACATCCATTACCTTCATAGTTGTAGTCTTTGGACATGATTAATTAACCTTCATAATTTTTCTTATCTCCTTCTTGTAGAAAGTGAAAGATGAGGTACAGAGGAGGAAAATGCAGTGTGATGAACATGACGATGAATCGAGATTTAAGAAGCCGAGTGATCATGAACAGTTTATTGCATCACTATGCACTGCCAAGTTACTAACAACAGACGAGGTTCTTGATCCTGACCCTAGCTACGCTAATCACCAGATGTTGTTTCTTAAAAATAGTGTTAGTGTGTATGAAGAACCGATTAAGGCGATGGACCCCTGAAACCTCCTTAATCTTTTTGTCTTCTGAGTAGAATTAATTGTATTTAGGAATAAGGGAGCACGGTGTTGTTTTTGTTTGTAGCTGCTAGCCTGCATTTTTAAGGTCTACTGTTAACCTAATCTTAGTTTATATTGGAGTATAAGGTTCTTATTCTTATAAAGAAAGGACACATAACATAATTAAAATTGTCCCTCTGAGGTTCCAATTCACCAATTGCATTTTGGCTCTTTGTCGATTTCTTGATCTGAATGGGGTGATGAGTAGTTTTTTAATAGAAGGATTTGAAATTAACTTCTATTGAAATGTTGTTGAAAAACTTGAGATATAATTTGGGAATATCTTTGATTTTTTACATCCAAAATATACTAttgttttaatcatattttataaaattaacatTGATCTTGACATGTTTCCAATATGTTTTATAGGATGCTATGTGCTAATGTTGTTATAGAATTTAAGGGGCTATATCATTCAATACGTTTGTTAGTTTTTCATATTTGTAAAATAATAGCCgatgtttttattatttataattttttacttttttgtgtaattaataataaaataaattttaaaaaaacgaCTGGGCTTTTTTGCTCCGGGCCGGGCTAAATGGATACATGAGCATTAGTGACCAGTTTGCAGAGATGCaaactaaaagaaaaagaaaaaacaaatctCGCTGTTTATACTTTAGGGTTTAAAAAAAAAGTGGGATAAATGATAATCACATATTTTGGGAGATGTAGGAAAATAATCTAATTTTTGGAATTTACAAAAATACTCATCTATTTTCGAAAGGAGTATTGACAAAATTGGCTAGGAAAGTATAGGTTTGTCACCATTTGATCAAATTAACATCAAATCGTGTTAATTTAAACTTTAGAATCCAAAACCATCACCATTTATCAATCGGATTTGGTTTCATCAGATTAGCAGGTTACGTGACATGATGCATTCAATTTCCGAtaactttgttttttttatttaatatattctCTCACCCATGTAttattaattcaaaaaaaaaaaatatcaaaatataaatattaactattttttaaaattaaattttaaaataaggaagagaaaaacatatttattgcaatttaatatcatatttatTACATGTAAAGTATACTTTACTTATATAGCTAtatgtattatgtgactttttaatttttaaaattaaaaaaacctagaaattgacatgtggatattatttatttcaaaaataccacaaaatgacaagtgtcaaaatttaTGAGAATTTAACATGTGACAAAATGgatcttcatttattagaattAGGGTGAGCAAACCCAAACCAAATAACCGAGAAACCGACTAAAACCGACAAAACTGAAACtggaaaaaccgaaaccgaagctAAACCGACGGTTTGGGTTTGATATTTTTAGAAACCGAAAAATCGGGCTCGGTTTCGGTTTTTAACCAGAAACCGACTCATACTTAAAACCAACAAACTGTCCCAAGAAACCAACCCATCCAACCCGAGAAACTACCCATACTTGATTGTGTTTTAGTTGTAATAGAATATTTTGGGCTTTAGTTGTAACTTGTAATTGACTATTTGTTGTAAGACTCCTGTTTTTTGAAGTAGTTAACTTCAATTTGTTATTTTTTGAAGTATCTAACTTGTtgcttcatttatggaaaatgggttaaaacccaaaacccatgggtttaaaTCCAGAACCCGT encodes:
- the LOC111917994 gene encoding inositol 3-kinase; the protein is MGGNREPRGLIVGNYCHDVLIKDEVVLAETLGGAVSFISAVLDGLDITSDYVSKVGSDFAYSVNLNHTPIVSPSGKTAVFHAYFTSDPSEIRREDRVLKRVQSCNPISPSDLPDEANFNFGMAVGIAGEISPETLEKMFDICDVVLVDIQALIRDFEIDGTVKLMNLNETGFSHLLPRIGFLKASAEEAPYVDIEEARKSCCVVVTSGKDGCTVYCKDIELQISPFTTVQVDPTGAGDSFLGGLVAGLVHGLAVPDAALLGNFFGSLTVGQIGIPKFDSTLMQKVKDEVQRRKMQCDEHDDESRFKKPSDHEQFIASLCTAKLLTTDEVLDPDPSYANHQMLFLKNSVSVYEEPIKAMDP